Proteins encoded together in one Deinococcus hopiensis KR-140 window:
- a CDS encoding carboxymuconolactone decarboxylase family protein, giving the protein MTPTDASVRQQIFGTQEERILERLSALDPDLMAYVRDFAYGTVYERPGLDLRTKELVACALLASLGSPDELRTHLRGALRAGASEEEVRETLLLCIPYLGFPRAVAAFAQLQALLASREKAPTPEE; this is encoded by the coding sequence ATGACGCCCACAGACGCTTCGGTCCGCCAGCAGATTTTCGGTACCCAGGAGGAACGCATTCTGGAGCGTCTCTCGGCCCTGGACCCAGACCTGATGGCCTATGTGCGCGACTTTGCATACGGCACGGTGTATGAGCGCCCTGGCCTGGACCTGCGCACCAAGGAGCTCGTTGCCTGTGCGCTGCTCGCGTCGCTGGGCAGTCCCGACGAGCTCCGCACCCACCTGCGCGGCGCGCTGCGGGCCGGGGCCAGCGAGGAGGAGGTGCGCGAGACGCTGCTGCTGTGCATTCCGTATCTCGGCTTTCCCCGGGCGGTGGCCGCCTTTGCGCAGCTTCAGGCCCTGCTCGCGTCCAGAGAAAAGGCCCCCACCCCGGAGGAGTGA
- a CDS encoding OmpH family outer membrane protein — protein MKRVFRRSPLGPAALILPLALLLTAPHAQQRKSRVGFVDVQQVVAKLPGSATYLKLSQSSDKDLKAKQDNLQKLAAKASKSRSAADKQALAKAQQAYVNAQKGYQQRLAAEFRPLSGKINAAVASAAKSNGFSVVLARRVAAQSKLVVYANSSATDLTPAVLKVLKK, from the coding sequence ATGAAGCGAGTATTTCGACGGTCCCCCCTGGGCCCCGCCGCCCTGATCCTGCCCCTTGCCCTGCTGCTGACCGCACCGCACGCACAGCAACGCAAGAGTCGCGTGGGCTTCGTGGACGTGCAGCAGGTGGTGGCGAAGTTGCCGGGCAGCGCCACCTACCTGAAGCTCAGCCAGAGCAGCGACAAGGACCTCAAGGCCAAGCAGGACAACCTCCAGAAGCTGGCCGCCAAGGCGAGCAAATCGCGCAGTGCCGCCGATAAGCAGGCCCTTGCCAAGGCGCAGCAGGCCTACGTGAACGCCCAGAAGGGGTATCAGCAGCGCCTCGCCGCTGAGTTCAGGCCCCTGTCCGGCAAGATCAACGCTGCCGTCGCCAGCGCTGCGAAGAGCAACGGCTTCAGCGTCGTGCTTGCCCGCCGGGTGGCGGCGCAGAGCAAGCTCGTCGTCTACGCCAACAGCTCGGCCACGGACCTGACGCCCGCCGTGCTCAAGGTCTTGAAAAAATAA
- a CDS encoding CBS and ACT domain-containing protein, with the protein MLVSDWMTQDPMTVTPDTSVMEALKILKERGFRRLPVVEGGRLIGITTRKDLKDAMPSKATTLSVWELNYLLSKLTVSEMMARPVITAAEGEYMEDAALRMQEHGVGGLPVLNDAGRMTGIITITDVLRAFIDIMGLREGGTRLTLDMPDLPGSLARAASAAQPSNIISVATYGHTTREGQPRRRFVMRVTGEGARDARRRVQETGIDVGD; encoded by the coding sequence ATGCTCGTCAGCGACTGGATGACCCAGGACCCCATGACCGTCACGCCGGACACATCCGTGATGGAGGCCCTCAAGATCCTCAAGGAACGGGGCTTTCGCCGCCTGCCGGTGGTCGAGGGGGGGCGCCTGATCGGCATCACCACCCGTAAAGATCTCAAGGACGCCATGCCCAGCAAGGCGACCACCCTGAGCGTCTGGGAACTGAACTACCTGCTCAGCAAGCTGACGGTCAGCGAGATGATGGCCCGGCCCGTGATTACCGCCGCCGAGGGCGAGTACATGGAAGACGCGGCGCTGCGGATGCAGGAGCATGGCGTGGGCGGCCTACCAGTGCTGAACGACGCCGGGCGCATGACCGGCATCATCACCATTACCGACGTGTTGCGCGCCTTTATCGACATCATGGGCCTCCGCGAAGGTGGCACCCGCCTGACCCTGGACATGCCTGACCTGCCCGGCAGTCTGGCCCGCGCCGCCAGCGCCGCACAGCCCAGCAACATCATTAGCGTGGCGACCTACGGCCACACCACCCGGGAAGGCCAGCCCCGGCGCCGCTTTGTGATGCGCGTGACTGGCGAGGGTGCCCGGGACGCCCGCAGGCGTGTGCAGGAGACGGGCATTGACGTGGGTGACTGA
- a CDS encoding OmpH family outer membrane protein — protein MKMNAKALAPVAIMAAFGLGTLAPHAQTAPQKIGFVNVQAVLSAQAAGKELADIQKKADTELGDLDKQIKAIDAKGAQATAADKDKRTQLVTTIQAKAKAYDAQIAALQPKITAAEQAANSAIGSVAKQNGVSIVMDSGVAAQGLVVYAEDSTNMTDAVLKAVK, from the coding sequence ATGAAGATGAACGCCAAAGCCCTCGCTCCCGTGGCCATCATGGCCGCCTTCGGCCTGGGCACACTCGCGCCCCACGCCCAGACCGCCCCTCAGAAAATCGGGTTCGTAAACGTGCAGGCTGTGCTGTCTGCCCAGGCCGCCGGCAAGGAACTGGCCGACATCCAGAAGAAGGCCGACACCGAACTCGGCGACCTCGACAAGCAGATCAAGGCCATTGACGCCAAGGGAGCCCAGGCCACCGCCGCAGACAAGGACAAGCGCACGCAGCTCGTGACGACCATTCAGGCCAAGGCCAAGGCGTATGACGCCCAGATCGCAGCGCTGCAGCCCAAGATCACGGCCGCGGAACAGGCCGCCAACAGCGCCATCGGCTCGGTCGCCAAGCAAAACGGCGTCAGCATCGTGATGGACAGCGGCGTGGCAGCCCAGGGTCTGGTTGTATACGCCGAGGACAGCACGAATATGACCGACGCCGTGCTCAAGGCCGTCAAGTAA